One Saccharopolyspora erythraea NRRL 2338 genomic region harbors:
- a CDS encoding glycosyltransferase family 39 protein yields the protein MSQTTVPPATAPGEPGASPPAPARLSPRAWWPVLSIAAVVAAVQVAISPFGGYWIDEIYMLAVGRYHPDWGYADQPPVAPLLARAMDWIAPDWLPLLRLPATLASAATVVLTALIARELGADRRAQVIAAAAAATGLWAAFVGHWVTPYTIEPPLWLLMSWLLVRWVRLHGEGRADDRLLLALGGVAGVAAQTKFQVFAFAAALLVSVLVFGPRSLLRRPMLWAGVGIALVIALPTLLWQAVNGWPQLGMAAVVVNESPMLSGGRIGTARDMVLFAGLAGAFLLCFGVWRLLTAAELRAYRFFGASVVLLYVLFVATAARPYYLAGIYGVALAAGAVGLQRRRESRRTRLRWVAWPAFALSAAAAGAIAVLSAFSAQAWAQFGQSGDLTKETAAAYQALPAEMRSHTAILSGTYIQAATLDVTGAKAGLPKTYSPHRGYGYFDPPGEEHDHVLYVGSELGDLPRYFARVEQVRSGDRPVWLLTGRQERWEVIWPRLRQL from the coding sequence ATGAGCCAGACGACGGTGCCGCCGGCGACCGCTCCCGGCGAGCCCGGCGCCTCACCACCGGCGCCCGCCCGGCTGTCGCCGCGGGCCTGGTGGCCGGTGCTCTCGATCGCGGCGGTGGTCGCGGCCGTGCAGGTGGCGATCAGCCCGTTCGGCGGCTACTGGATCGACGAGATCTACATGCTCGCGGTGGGCAGGTACCACCCCGACTGGGGGTATGCCGACCAGCCTCCGGTCGCTCCGCTGCTCGCCCGCGCGATGGACTGGATCGCACCGGACTGGCTGCCACTGCTGCGGCTGCCCGCCACGCTCGCCTCCGCGGCCACGGTCGTGCTCACCGCGTTGATCGCACGCGAACTCGGCGCCGATCGCAGGGCGCAGGTCATCGCCGCGGCCGCCGCAGCGACCGGGCTGTGGGCAGCGTTCGTCGGGCACTGGGTGACGCCCTACACCATCGAGCCACCGCTGTGGCTGCTGATGAGCTGGCTCCTCGTCCGCTGGGTGCGGCTGCACGGCGAGGGGCGCGCCGACGACCGGCTGCTGCTCGCCCTGGGTGGCGTGGCCGGAGTCGCGGCGCAGACCAAGTTCCAGGTCTTCGCGTTCGCGGCGGCCCTGCTGGTTTCGGTCCTCGTGTTCGGTCCCCGAAGCCTGCTGCGTCGCCCGATGCTGTGGGCGGGCGTCGGCATCGCGCTGGTGATCGCGTTGCCCACTCTTCTGTGGCAGGCGGTCAACGGCTGGCCGCAGTTGGGGATGGCGGCCGTCGTCGTGAACGAGTCCCCGATGCTGTCCGGTGGCCGGATCGGCACCGCCCGCGACATGGTGCTGTTCGCCGGGCTCGCCGGCGCCTTCCTCCTCTGCTTCGGGGTGTGGCGGCTGCTCACCGCCGCCGAGCTGCGCGCGTACCGGTTCTTCGGCGCTTCGGTCGTGCTGCTCTACGTCCTCTTCGTCGCCACCGCGGCGCGCCCGTACTACCTGGCCGGCATCTACGGCGTCGCGCTCGCGGCCGGCGCGGTCGGACTCCAGCGCCGCCGGGAGAGCCGACGGACGCGGCTGCGATGGGTGGCCTGGCCGGCGTTCGCGCTGTCGGCCGCTGCTGCCGGCGCCATCGCGGTGCTGTCGGCATTCTCGGCGCAGGCGTGGGCCCAGTTCGGCCAGTCCGGCGACCTGACGAAGGAGACCGCCGCCGCGTACCAGGCGCTACCTGCGGAGATGCGGTCGCACACCGCGATCCTGAGCGGGACCTACATCCAGGCCGCCACCCTCGACGTGACCGGGGCGAAGGCCGGGTTGCCGAAGACCTACAGCCCGCACCGCGGCTACGGCTACTTCGACCCACCGGGCGAGGAACACGATCACGTGCTCTACGTCGGCTCTGAGCTCGGCGACTTGCCCAGGTACTTCGCCCGGGTGGAACAGGTCCGATCCGGCGATCGGCCCGTTTGGCTGCTCACCGGGAGGCAGGAGCGTTGGGAGGTCATCTGGCCGAGGCTGCGTCAGTTATGA
- a CDS encoding PH domain-containing protein, producing the protein MVTAEPTGQAGEPRLRPPRHRVDRRAISCWTVQALLTVAVPVVALAVAAFFITPARFWLLLALAVVAVLGIAYVLVMPRWRYRVHRWETTDDAVYTAAGWISQEWRVAPMSRIQTVDTVRGPLQQMFDLSSVTVTTASAAGPLTIEGLDRQVAVDLVQQLTATTQATPGDAT; encoded by the coding sequence ATGGTGACCGCCGAACCGACCGGGCAAGCCGGAGAACCGCGGCTGCGCCCGCCCCGCCACCGCGTCGACCGACGTGCCATCTCCTGCTGGACCGTGCAGGCGCTGCTGACGGTCGCCGTGCCGGTGGTGGCCCTCGCGGTGGCCGCCTTCTTCATCACGCCGGCCCGCTTCTGGCTCCTGCTGGCGCTGGCGGTCGTCGCCGTCCTGGGCATCGCGTACGTGCTCGTGATGCCCAGGTGGCGCTACCGGGTGCACCGCTGGGAGACCACCGACGACGCCGTCTACACGGCCGCGGGCTGGATCAGCCAGGAATGGCGGGTCGCGCCGATGTCCCGAATCCAGACCGTGGACACCGTGCGAGGGCCGCTCCAGCAGATGTTCGACCTCTCCAGCGTCACCGTCACCACCGCGTCCGCGGCCGGGCCGCTCACCATCGAAGGTCTCGACCGCCAGGTCGCCGTCGACCTCGTCCAGCAGCTCACCGCCACCACCCAGGCGACGCCGGGTGATGCGACATGA
- a CDS encoding PH domain-containing protein: MTPADHDDFPTPHRSAAPQQPTAATRSGGPGNDLTATWHRLDARTVFVTVILVLAPLIPTLAVMLVSRASAGALLTTSGIWVAIAVLLCGGAAYDWYVTSYRVTDERFELRKGVLSRSHRWIPRDRIRAVDLTSDPVHRVFRLAVVKIGTGQSSGENAELKLDAIPVHRAEALRRELLHAPQRQSAAGPTAQVTEGVLASLNPAWLGYGALTVSLAAIVWGAIGSAFGSFREVLVEFGVFQAILDQLGQFPLWMTISGGALVALATGMAGALLLSVEMWWGFRLTREHDTTLRVRRGLLTTRSVSLEEGRLRGVEISEPLVLRWAGGARTNAVATGLGTEKDGKRTENKTLLPPAPLAEAQRVSAVVLREAEPPATGDLRAHPRVARRRRVTWALFAVLPFVAAPAVFAALGWIPMWTVLAVAAVGAAVAFAAGSDAYRSLGHRLGDRYLVMRRGTGVRRTVALQRGGIIGWRVRQSLFQRRSDLVTVAAITAAGSGAYKMPDVHTSDGLGVAAEAVPGLLEPFLERRTSGG, translated from the coding sequence ATGACACCCGCGGACCACGACGACTTCCCGACGCCGCACCGCTCGGCCGCGCCCCAGCAGCCGACGGCGGCAACGCGATCCGGCGGTCCCGGCAACGACCTCACCGCCACGTGGCACCGGCTCGACGCCAGGACGGTGTTCGTCACCGTGATCCTCGTGCTGGCTCCGCTGATCCCGACCCTGGCGGTCATGCTGGTATCCCGGGCGAGCGCGGGAGCACTGCTCACCACCTCTGGGATCTGGGTGGCCATCGCCGTGCTGCTCTGCGGCGGCGCCGCCTACGACTGGTACGTCACGTCGTACCGGGTGACCGACGAGCGGTTCGAGCTGCGCAAGGGCGTCCTTTCGCGCAGCCACCGCTGGATCCCTCGGGACCGCATCCGCGCGGTCGACCTCACCTCCGATCCCGTCCACCGCGTCTTCCGCCTCGCCGTGGTCAAGATCGGCACCGGGCAGTCCAGCGGGGAGAACGCCGAGCTGAAGCTGGACGCCATCCCGGTGCACCGCGCGGAGGCCCTGCGACGGGAACTCCTGCACGCGCCGCAACGCCAGTCGGCGGCCGGGCCCACCGCACAGGTGACCGAAGGTGTGCTCGCCTCGCTCAACCCGGCGTGGCTGGGCTACGGCGCGCTGACCGTGTCGCTCGCCGCCATCGTCTGGGGTGCGATCGGCTCGGCGTTCGGCTCGTTCCGCGAGGTGCTCGTCGAGTTCGGCGTCTTCCAGGCCATCCTCGACCAGCTCGGGCAGTTCCCGCTGTGGATGACGATCAGCGGCGGTGCGCTGGTCGCGCTGGCCACCGGCATGGCCGGTGCGCTGCTGCTGTCGGTCGAGATGTGGTGGGGCTTCCGGCTGACCCGCGAGCACGACACGACGCTGCGCGTGCGTCGCGGCCTGCTCACCACCCGCTCGGTCTCGCTCGAGGAGGGCAGGCTGCGCGGTGTCGAGATCTCCGAACCGCTGGTGCTGCGCTGGGCGGGCGGTGCCCGCACGAACGCGGTCGCGACCGGCCTGGGCACGGAGAAGGACGGCAAGAGAACCGAGAACAAGACGTTGCTGCCGCCGGCGCCGTTGGCGGAGGCGCAACGCGTCTCGGCCGTCGTGCTGCGCGAAGCCGAGCCGCCGGCGACCGGTGACCTGCGGGCACACCCTCGCGTGGCCCGCCGTCGCCGCGTCACGTGGGCACTGTTCGCGGTGCTGCCGTTCGTCGCCGCACCCGCGGTGTTCGCCGCGTTGGGCTGGATACCGATGTGGACAGTGCTCGCGGTCGCCGCGGTCGGCGCGGCCGTCGCCTTCGCGGCGGGCTCCGACGCATACCGCAGCCTCGGCCACCGGCTCGGCGACCGCTACCTGGTCATGCGCCGCGGCACCGGCGTCCGCCGGACGGTGGCCCTGCAGCGCGGCGGAATCATCGGCTGGCGCGTCAGGCAGTCGCTGTTCCAACGACGTTCGGACCTCGTCACCGTCGCGGCCATCACCGCCGCCGGATCGGGCGCCTACAAGATGCCCGACGTCCACACCTCCGACGGTCTCGGCGTCGCCGCCGAAGCCGTACCAGGCTTGCTCGAACCGTTCCTCGAACGGCGAACCTCGGGCGGCTGA
- a CDS encoding sulfite exporter TauE/SafE family protein, with translation MFTEWFEPAVLVVVGFLSGAINAVAGGGSLLVFPALLATGMTPLVANVTNSVAQGPGFVGAALSQREDLGGNRLRVVTTSIAAAVGSVLGCVLLMVLPGSVFDAVVPVLVGLSALLMAFQNTIRKWLGNPDPTAPDRTTMLTVGIFFASIYGGYFGGARSVIFIAILVLAANDTMRRLNALKSWLGLIGSAVTFVVYALIAPVDWVAVLMLAPTTVLGGWVGGKLAQRIPATLLRYVVVVIAAGVAVYMAMDWLD, from the coding sequence GTGTTCACCGAATGGTTCGAGCCCGCCGTGCTGGTGGTCGTCGGCTTCCTGTCGGGGGCGATCAACGCGGTCGCCGGCGGCGGGTCCCTGCTGGTCTTCCCGGCGCTGCTGGCGACCGGGATGACGCCCCTGGTCGCGAACGTGACCAACTCAGTGGCGCAGGGACCCGGGTTCGTGGGGGCGGCGCTGAGCCAGCGGGAGGACCTGGGCGGCAACCGGCTGCGGGTGGTCACCACCTCGATCGCCGCCGCTGTCGGGTCGGTGCTCGGATGCGTGCTGCTGATGGTGCTGCCGGGGTCGGTGTTCGACGCCGTGGTGCCCGTGCTCGTGGGGCTCTCGGCGCTGCTGATGGCGTTCCAGAACACGATCCGCAAGTGGCTCGGCAACCCCGACCCCACGGCGCCGGACCGCACGACGATGCTGACCGTCGGGATCTTCTTCGCCTCGATCTACGGCGGGTACTTCGGCGGCGCGCGCAGCGTGATCTTCATCGCGATCCTGGTGCTCGCGGCCAACGACACGATGCGCAGGCTCAACGCCCTCAAGAGCTGGCTCGGGCTGATCGGCAGCGCCGTCACCTTCGTGGTGTACGCGCTGATCGCACCGGTGGACTGGGTGGCGGTGCTGATGCTGGCGCCGACCACGGTGCTCGGCGGCTGGGTCGGCGGCAAGCTCGCGCAGCGGATCCCGGCGACCCTCCTGCGCTACGTGGTGGTCGTCATCGCCGCAGGCGTCGCGGTGTACATGGCGATGGACTGGCTGGACTGA
- a CDS encoding helix-turn-helix domain-containing protein: MTVSPTVRRRRLAAELRRLRALAEVTQQQAAAHLGCTQAKIGRFETAKRSPSVGDVSALLDFYAVEGAERDQLINLARDARKRGWWHSYSDVLPEWYETYVGLEAEASSIHTYESEAIPGLLQTPEYAFALTKATLIRADESEITRRVDLRIKRQQRVTGPNPLELWVVVGEVALRRCVGGPGVLRRQLEHVLKLVEQPNVTLQVMPLDAGAHPAQAGPFVILRYSNHVDPDVVYLETHVGGLYLEREIELSNYVMMMDHLRAHAIDPEGSIQLINERIGEL, from the coding sequence ATGACAGTGAGTCCCACCGTGCGCCGTCGACGCCTCGCCGCGGAGTTACGCAGGCTCCGGGCCCTGGCCGAGGTCACCCAGCAGCAGGCGGCCGCCCACCTCGGATGCACCCAGGCCAAGATCGGCCGGTTCGAGACCGCGAAGCGTTCGCCGTCGGTCGGCGACGTGTCCGCGCTCCTCGACTTCTACGCCGTCGAGGGAGCCGAAAGGGACCAGCTGATCAACCTCGCCAGGGACGCCCGAAAGCGCGGCTGGTGGCACTCCTACAGCGATGTGCTCCCGGAGTGGTACGAGACCTACGTCGGATTGGAAGCCGAAGCTTCCTCAATTCACACCTACGAGTCGGAGGCCATTCCGGGGCTGCTGCAGACCCCCGAATATGCTTTCGCGTTGACAAAAGCGACACTCATTCGGGCGGACGAGTCGGAGATAACCCGAAGAGTCGATCTGCGGATTAAGCGACAGCAGCGGGTCACCGGCCCCAACCCGCTGGAGCTGTGGGTCGTTGTGGGCGAGGTGGCGCTGCGGCGCTGCGTCGGCGGGCCGGGTGTGCTGCGCAGGCAGCTGGAGCACGTGCTGAAGCTGGTGGAGCAGCCGAATGTGACGCTGCAGGTGATGCCGCTGGACGCCGGCGCGCATCCGGCGCAGGCTGGTCCATTCGTGATACTGCGCTACTCCAATCATGTGGACCCCGACGTAGTTTATTTGGAAACCCACGTGGGTGGTCTCTACCTCGAAAGGGAGATCGAGCTGTCCAACTACGTGATGATGATGGACCATCTACGCGCACATGCGATAGACCCGGAGGGGTCTATTCAACTCATCAACGAGCGCATAGGAGAGCTGTAG
- a CDS encoding pyruvate dehydrogenase has protein sequence MPTVADQFIEVLVQAGVRRIYGIVGDSLNPVVDAVRRSGDIEWVHVRHEETAAFAAGAEAQLTGRLAVCAGSCGPGNLHLINGLYDAHRSGAPVLALASHIPTPQIGTAFFQETHPEQIFNECSHFCELLSQPEQMPRLLRSAMQTAAGRRGVSVLVMPGDIAERPVASPTGTGTVDCEPPTVVPPEVQVRELADSLNRAERVMLFCGAGTRGAHSEVMRLAGKLNSPVGHALRGKEWIQYDNPFDVGMSGLLGYGACHEAMHKADRVVLLGTDFPYDNFLPQARTVQVDIEPTHLGRRTALDFAVLGDVGETIRAVLPLVRQKTDRSFLDRMLKEHADLLERVVEAYTRNVENQVPIHPEFVADALDDTAAEDAVFTVDTGMCNVWAALYISPNGRRRVLGSFVHGSMANALPQAIGAQCAEPRRQVIAMAGDGGLSMLLGDLLSLRTHRLPVKVVVFNNSSLGMVKLEMLVDGLPDFGTDHDQVDFAALASAAGIPAVRVEKPGEVREALGEMLRRPGPALVDVVTDPNALSIPPRITGTQVKGFALAVSRTVLSGGVGKMVQLARSNLRNVPR, from the coding sequence ATGCCCACAGTCGCCGACCAGTTCATCGAAGTGCTCGTGCAGGCGGGCGTCCGGCGCATCTACGGCATCGTCGGCGACAGCCTGAACCCGGTGGTCGACGCGGTGCGCCGCAGCGGCGACATCGAGTGGGTGCACGTGCGCCACGAGGAGACCGCGGCGTTCGCCGCGGGCGCCGAGGCGCAGCTCACCGGTCGCCTGGCGGTGTGCGCGGGCAGTTGCGGGCCGGGCAACCTGCACCTGATCAACGGGCTCTACGACGCCCACCGCAGCGGTGCGCCGGTGCTGGCGCTCGCCTCGCACATCCCCACGCCGCAGATCGGGACCGCGTTCTTCCAGGAGACCCATCCGGAGCAGATCTTCAACGAGTGCAGCCACTTCTGCGAGCTGCTGTCGCAGCCGGAGCAGATGCCGCGGCTGCTGCGCAGCGCGATGCAGACCGCTGCGGGCAGGCGCGGCGTGTCGGTGCTGGTGATGCCGGGTGACATCGCCGAGCGGCCGGTTGCCAGCCCCACCGGGACCGGCACCGTCGACTGCGAGCCGCCGACCGTCGTGCCGCCGGAGGTACAGGTCCGGGAGCTGGCGGACTCGCTGAACCGGGCCGAGCGGGTGATGTTGTTCTGCGGCGCGGGAACGCGCGGCGCCCACAGCGAGGTGATGCGGCTGGCGGGCAAGCTCAACTCGCCGGTCGGGCACGCCCTGCGCGGCAAGGAGTGGATCCAGTACGACAACCCGTTCGACGTCGGCATGAGCGGCCTGCTCGGCTACGGCGCCTGCCACGAGGCGATGCACAAGGCCGACCGGGTCGTGCTGCTGGGCACGGACTTCCCGTACGACAACTTCCTGCCGCAGGCCCGCACGGTGCAGGTCGACATCGAGCCCACGCACCTGGGCAGGCGCACGGCGCTGGACTTCGCAGTGCTGGGCGACGTCGGCGAGACGATCCGCGCGGTCCTGCCGCTGGTGCGGCAGAAGACCGACCGCTCGTTCCTGGACCGGATGCTCAAGGAGCACGCCGACCTGCTGGAGCGGGTCGTGGAGGCCTACACCCGCAACGTCGAGAACCAGGTGCCGATCCACCCCGAGTTCGTCGCCGACGCCCTCGACGACACCGCCGCGGAGGACGCGGTGTTCACAGTGGACACCGGGATGTGCAACGTGTGGGCCGCGCTCTACATCTCGCCCAACGGCAGGCGTCGCGTGCTGGGCTCGTTCGTGCACGGCTCGATGGCCAACGCGCTGCCGCAGGCCATCGGGGCGCAGTGCGCGGAGCCGCGGCGCCAGGTGATCGCGATGGCCGGCGACGGCGGGTTGTCGATGCTGCTGGGCGACCTGCTCAGCCTGCGCACGCACCGGCTGCCGGTGAAGGTCGTTGTCTTCAACAACTCTTCGCTGGGCATGGTGAAGCTGGAGATGCTGGTCGACGGACTGCCCGACTTCGGCACCGACCACGACCAGGTCGACTTCGCCGCGCTGGCCTCGGCCGCGGGAATCCCGGCGGTGCGGGTGGAGAAACCGGGCGAGGTGCGCGAAGCGCTGGGGGAGATGCTGCGGCGCCCCGGCCCGGCGCTGGTCGACGTGGTCACCGACCCCAACGCCCTGTCGATCCCGCCGCGCATCACCGGAACGCAGGTGAAGGGCTTCGCGCTGGCGGTCAGCCGCACGGTGCTCTCCGGCGGAGTCGGGAAGATGGTGCAGCTTGCCCGCAGCAACCTGCGCAACGTCCCGCGCTGA
- a CDS encoding NACHT domain-containing protein has protein sequence MTGLESAALGVGRSVVRQVALTWLAGRKAQVRRGAELTELIALRFGGVRQRGRNDLRRRFDELGELAGERLEELCEREFAGLDDAERVAALEAVAVALDEAELSDTTLFGAGLVPVELAKEVRRRVPSATRRAGLGETGRALFDRALDLCCVQVVHLVRELPEYGPRVAEEALRRATEVLSGVERLLARLPVTSLDAPAGADHDEEFRRRYLQAVADDLDDLELIGVRVHNFRPRTRLSVAYLSLSVNQEGPARAERRNPLTRHWFESDRRERGSNALRVESALSTSNLTLVRGEAGSGKSTLLRWLAVSASRANFGHDLEEWNGCVPILVKLRSYAGQALPQPEQFLPGPGGPMLGPITEGWTHRQLLAGRALLLVDGVDELTDGERPKVRRWLGRLLRSYPRTRIVVTSRPAAAGTKWLQSEGFAAVDLEPLNPGDVREFIDLWHAALLAGENALPFSRDQVEEHRRGLLSKLDARSHLRGLARSPLMCAMLCALHLDRGGDLPRDRKSLYEAALEMLLHQREDVRRIPVHNEISLPYRQKLLLLQDLAFWLNLNSRSELSREVAVSRVGRKLRAMSLDVTAEDCLEHLVQRSGVVREPVAGRIDFVHRTFQEFLAAREAADEGHVDLLVDKATSDLWRETVIMASALLNRPGRTELLTGILDRADGGRGRNPRRLRLLAASCRESLHELPPALGDRLDAAIHALVPPRNKRESQSLATVGESLLDHLPTDITNLTTAQAAACVRTAALVNGPGALELLTAYAADPRRDVQAEIRFGWDLFDPETYARKVLAHAPLHSGHLLVDRLEQVPHVGHMTALETLSVRIFETVSSLEFLSEAATLKSLVMNGNGVVSLRPLSKHTGLEVVGLGSAQEWADPDSLSGLVNLEELLMIQMETMDDTDFLVGLTGLRRLLISEARDLSGVGELSRTGALTVLDLHWYHDLGDELSAMSGITTLTLSSCGIDDLEPVTRMPALVRLSLRDCRQLSDFAPLARMRRLRELELAGLPAGTDLSPLAGTDIQVTLDEVRWESPGRD, from the coding sequence GTGACGGGGCTGGAGAGTGCCGCGCTGGGCGTGGGCAGGTCCGTGGTGCGCCAGGTCGCCCTGACGTGGCTGGCCGGCCGGAAGGCGCAGGTCCGCAGGGGCGCGGAGCTGACCGAGCTGATCGCGCTGCGTTTCGGCGGTGTTCGCCAGCGCGGTCGCAACGACCTGCGCCGCAGGTTCGACGAGCTCGGCGAGCTGGCCGGGGAGCGTCTGGAGGAGCTGTGCGAGCGGGAGTTCGCCGGTCTCGACGACGCCGAGCGGGTTGCCGCGCTGGAGGCCGTGGCCGTCGCGCTGGACGAGGCCGAGCTGTCCGACACGACCCTGTTCGGTGCCGGGCTCGTCCCCGTCGAGCTGGCCAAGGAGGTCCGGCGGCGGGTGCCGTCGGCGACCCGCCGGGCGGGACTGGGCGAGACCGGCCGCGCGCTCTTCGACCGCGCGCTCGACCTGTGCTGCGTGCAGGTGGTGCACCTGGTCCGCGAGCTGCCCGAGTACGGGCCGCGCGTCGCCGAGGAGGCGCTTCGCCGTGCGACGGAGGTGCTTTCCGGAGTCGAACGGCTGCTGGCGCGGCTGCCCGTCACCAGTCTGGACGCCCCTGCGGGCGCCGACCACGACGAGGAGTTCCGCCGCCGCTACCTGCAGGCCGTCGCCGACGACCTCGACGACCTGGAGCTGATCGGCGTCCGCGTGCACAACTTCCGCCCGCGCACGAGGCTTTCGGTCGCCTACCTCAGCCTCAGCGTGAACCAGGAGGGGCCGGCGCGGGCCGAACGCCGCAACCCGCTCACCCGGCACTGGTTCGAAAGCGACCGCCGCGAGCGCGGCTCCAACGCGCTTCGCGTGGAGAGCGCGCTCAGCACTTCGAACCTGACGCTGGTGCGCGGCGAGGCCGGGTCTGGCAAGTCGACGCTCCTGCGCTGGCTGGCCGTGTCGGCGTCGCGCGCGAACTTCGGTCACGACCTGGAGGAGTGGAACGGCTGCGTGCCGATCCTGGTCAAGCTGCGCAGCTACGCCGGGCAGGCGCTTCCCCAGCCGGAGCAGTTCCTCCCCGGGCCCGGCGGCCCGATGCTCGGCCCGATAACGGAGGGCTGGACGCACCGGCAGTTGCTCGCGGGGCGGGCGTTGCTACTGGTCGACGGCGTGGACGAGCTGACCGACGGCGAACGACCGAAGGTGCGGCGGTGGCTCGGCCGGCTGCTCAGGAGCTACCCGCGCACGCGCATAGTGGTGACCTCGCGGCCCGCGGCGGCGGGAACGAAGTGGCTGCAGAGCGAGGGCTTCGCCGCCGTCGACCTCGAGCCGCTCAACCCCGGGGACGTGCGCGAGTTCATCGACCTGTGGCACGCCGCCCTGCTCGCCGGGGAGAACGCGCTGCCCTTCAGCCGCGACCAGGTCGAGGAGCACCGGCGCGGACTCCTGTCCAAGCTCGACGCCCGGTCGCACCTGAGGGGGCTGGCGCGCAGTCCGCTGATGTGCGCGATGCTGTGCGCGCTGCACCTGGACCGGGGCGGGGACCTGCCCCGCGACCGCAAGAGCCTGTACGAGGCGGCGCTGGAGATGCTGCTGCACCAGCGCGAGGACGTCCGCCGGATACCCGTGCACAACGAGATCTCGTTGCCCTACCGGCAGAAACTCCTCCTGCTCCAGGACCTCGCCTTCTGGCTGAACCTGAACAGCCGGTCGGAGCTGTCCCGCGAGGTCGCCGTGAGCCGGGTCGGGCGCAAGCTGCGGGCGATGTCGCTCGACGTCACCGCCGAGGACTGCCTCGAACACCTCGTGCAGCGGAGCGGTGTCGTGCGGGAACCGGTGGCGGGCCGGATCGACTTCGTGCACCGGACCTTCCAGGAGTTCCTCGCGGCGCGGGAGGCGGCCGACGAAGGCCACGTAGACCTGCTGGTGGACAAGGCGACGTCGGACCTGTGGCGGGAAACGGTCATCATGGCCTCGGCGCTGCTGAACCGTCCGGGCAGGACGGAGCTGCTCACCGGCATCCTCGACCGGGCGGACGGCGGCAGGGGCCGCAACCCGCGCCGGCTGCGCCTGCTCGCGGCGAGCTGCCGGGAGTCGTTGCACGAGCTGCCACCGGCCCTCGGCGACCGGCTCGACGCCGCGATCCACGCGCTGGTGCCGCCCCGCAACAAGCGGGAGAGCCAGTCGCTTGCGACGGTCGGGGAATCCCTGCTCGACCACCTGCCCACCGACATCACGAACCTCACGACCGCGCAGGCGGCGGCCTGCGTTCGCACGGCTGCGCTGGTGAACGGGCCGGGCGCGCTGGAGCTGCTGACCGCCTACGCCGCGGACCCGCGCCGGGACGTCCAGGCGGAAATCCGGTTCGGCTGGGACCTGTTCGACCCTGAGACGTATGCGCGGAAGGTTCTCGCACACGCACCGCTGCACTCCGGGCACCTGCTGGTGGACAGGCTCGAGCAGGTCCCGCACGTCGGTCACATGACGGCGCTGGAGACGTTGTCGGTCCGGATATTCGAGACGGTGTCCAGCCTGGAGTTCCTCAGCGAGGCGGCCACGCTGAAGTCGCTCGTCATGAACGGAAACGGTGTGGTGTCCCTACGGCCGCTGAGCAAGCACACCGGCTTGGAAGTGGTGGGCCTGGGAAGCGCCCAGGAGTGGGCGGACCCGGACTCTCTCAGCGGCCTGGTGAATCTGGAGGAGCTGCTCATGATCCAGATGGAAACCATGGACGACACCGACTTCCTCGTCGGTCTCACCGGGCTGCGCAGGCTGCTCATCAGCGAGGCTCGGGACCTGAGCGGGGTCGGGGAACTGAGCCGGACCGGTGCGCTGACCGTGCTCGATCTCCACTGGTACCACGACTTGGGCGACGAGCTGTCGGCGATGAGCGGAATCACCACTCTGACCCTGTCGTCGTGCGGGATCGACGACCTCGAACCGGTTACCCGCATGCCCGCGCTCGTGAGGCTGTCCTTGCGGGACTGCCGGCAGCTGTCCGACTTCGCACCGCTGGCGCGGATGCGCAGGCTGCGCGAGCTGGAACTCGCCGGACTTCCTGCCGGTACCGACCTGTCACCACTGGCCGGCACGGATATCCAGGTCACCCTGGACGAAGTGCGCTGGGAATCCCCGGGAAGGGACTAG
- the bcp gene encoding thioredoxin-dependent thiol peroxidase, with product MTEQQRLSAGDTAPEFALPDADGKTVSLSDYRGRSVVVYFYPAASTPGCTKEACDFRDSLAVLNDAGFDVLGISPDKPEKLVAFRDAEGLTFPLLADQDKSVMTAWGAFGEKQNYGKTVQGVIRSTFVVDPEGKIAKALYNVKATGHVDRLRKDLGV from the coding sequence ATGACCGAACAGCAACGACTTTCCGCCGGGGACACCGCGCCCGAGTTCGCCCTCCCCGACGCCGACGGCAAGACCGTCAGCCTGTCGGACTACCGCGGCCGCTCGGTGGTCGTGTACTTCTACCCCGCCGCGAGCACGCCGGGCTGCACCAAGGAGGCCTGCGACTTCCGCGACAGCCTGGCCGTGCTCAACGACGCCGGCTTCGACGTCCTGGGCATCTCCCCGGACAAGCCGGAGAAGCTGGTGGCGTTCCGCGACGCGGAGGGCCTGACCTTCCCGCTGCTCGCCGACCAGGACAAGTCGGTCATGACGGCGTGGGGTGCCTTCGGCGAGAAGCAGAACTACGGCAAGACGGTGCAGGGCGTGATCCGCTCGACCTTCGTCGTCGACCCGGAGGGCAAGATCGCCAAGGCGCTCTACAACGTCAAGGCCACCGGCCACGTCGATCGCCTGCGCAAGGACCTCGGAGTCTGA
- a CDS encoding DUF397 domain-containing protein: protein MEYITDWRTSTRTQGQGQCVEVGFGAQRVGVRDTKNRAGGHFTVASRRWQEFVSGVKRGIFDA from the coding sequence ATGGAATACATCACCGACTGGCGCACCAGCACCCGGACCCAGGGCCAGGGGCAGTGCGTCGAGGTCGGATTCGGCGCCCAGCGGGTCGGTGTCCGCGACACCAAGAACCGCGCCGGAGGTCACTTCACGGTGGCGTCCCGGCGGTGGCAGGAGTTCGTCAGCGGGGTGAAGCGCGGAATCTTCGACGCCTGA